The region CTTATCTTGAGGCATGTCGAACATTGCTTAACCAATAATCTTAGAGTAAATTACAGAACATCTGTGTATGCTTTGTGCATAGATGCAAAAATTCGGGAACACCAAAGCACAAGCGAGCTTTTCGGCGAGAGTTTCTTGACAAACTACCGGCAAATCTTGTGGGATGTTAAAGACGCTTACAGGTCTATTGGTGGATATGTTCAGACGGTAAGGCAGATTTTGGGTAAAGACGATTGCTTACAACTCATTGCGGCAATTAGAAAGGGCAATAAAGTTTCATTTGTGAATTATGTTCTTAAAAAGTTTTTAGAAAAATCCCACCGTAATGTGGGCTTTATCTTCCGAAACATTGTGAATAACGACATTTCTTGGGAAAATTACGCTTTAAGTTTGGTTGTTGGCGTTTTAGGGGGTGTGAGTGAAAATGACTCAGGAGAAAATTATGAAGAATGAACCTATGTATGATTTAGAACTGGAAGAGCTTATAAGAAGTGTTAGGACAGTATTTAACAGCGTCTCACAAAACTACAGGCAAAAATTGATCTATAAACTGTTAAACGCAATAAAAACAGGAGACAGAAATGAATTTTACTGGAATGTTGCAAGAGCTCTGAATGCTAATATTGACAATCCAGCGGTTTCAAAAGTTTCTGGAATTATTTCAAGGCTTGCTATTTTAAGTGCAAAAGACTTTGAAAAAGTAGCGCATGCTGTAATTTTCGGAATCATGTCTGCAGGGGGTGGGAAAAATGAGTAAATTTTTGGTTTTGGATGTGGTATTCTATGGCGGATCTCTGAACTATGATCAGGGAAGCGGAAATTATCAGGAGTTGAAGAAGGTAACCAAGTGGGATGGTAAGCAGTACACATTGGTAAGCAGATATGCTTTGAGATACAGTATTTTGGAGACTGCAAAAAGAATGGGTCTTTGGAAAACTGCGGATGCAGATAATTTACAAAAGGCTGGCGATGGAAATAAAACCGTTATTCAACCGTCAACTGAGCTTCTTCTAACCGGTAAAATACTAAATTATCCAGAGTTCGATCTCTTTGGATATTTGATAACTTCAACGAGTCCTCAGAATTTTAGAGAAGCTCCAGTAAAAATAAGTCATGCAATATCCATGACTCCATTTGCCTATGATGTTTTGTTTAATGCCAACATTGGATTGGCAAATAGAATGCGGGAGAAATACGGTGAAATGACTCCGAATCCTTTTACTTCAGAAGAACATCAGACCTTTTATCAGTACTCTATTGTGATAGATGTAGATAGGATCGGTGAAATTGAGGTATATTTGCAGAAAAGGGGAGAAATAGGTTTAACTGATGAAAAAGAGAAATGGAAAGTGGACACAGTCCAAAAATCAGAAAACGGTATTGAGATCAAATTAAGGACCAAGAAGGGTGAAAAAGTACTATCACAGGTCAAAGAATGTAGTTCAGACATTGTTGAATTAGAAAAGGTGTATCTTTTGAGATATCGCCTTAATGATGGCAAAGTCGTGAAAGACCGGATTATCCAGTTGATCAAAACGATATTGAACTTAAAAAGGAGCATAAAGGGGAGAGAAGAAGATTTGACACCAAAACTACTCATAGTTGGAATTTACAATAAACATCCATACAAAACATTCAGAGACAAGATATTGTTAAAAGATGAGTACACAGAGGAGAGCTATGATGAAATAATTGAGGAAGAGCAGGATGGGAAGAAAATAGTGAAGGTAAAACATGTAATTTCAAAAAGCAAAAAACCAGTATTTGAAATTGCTGGATTGGGCAACGCAGAATGCAAGGAACTCCAAGAAAACGACGTTTTGGATTTTGTTGAAAAGTTGTTCAATGGCGATGAGGAGTTAAGTGAAGTTAAGGTCTTCTATGATTCAGGGATTCAGGTAAAAAAGGCCTGAAGACCTATGTCAGAAAAAACGCTTTACATAGAGATATTTCAGCCATTTGCACAATACAGGAATCCATTTACTTTTTATTACGCTCAGAGCTACCCATTGCCACCGAAATCCACTCTTATCGGCATGCTACAAAATGCCACTAATGATTTCTATGGGCATAAGTTTGGCATTGAAAACTGGTGGAGTCTGAAAACCAGCATTCACGGTGGTTTTGAGACTGTATTTTGGAATTATCAACAGATGATAAAGGGGGAAATTGCTATAGGGGATGTTGGACTTATAAATAAGCATGACAGAAATCCCTTGGGCAAAACTTGGCATCCCTTATATCATTCAGCTATAACTGCGCAAAGAACTCCTGTATATCAGCAGGAATTGTTCAATGGACACATTCATGTGTTCCTCAGAGGAAATAAAGAGATTCTTGAAAAAATTGAGAGTTCCCTGAATGTACCTAACAAAGTGCTATATCTTGGAAGAAGCGAGGATGTTGTGTTTGTGAAAAAAGCAGAGTTCGTAGATGGAGTTGAAAATACTGCTAAAAAATCCCTCTGGCTGACCTATCCTACGTACATCCGAAAAGAAATCAGGCATGAGAATGGCGAGAGGAAAGAATTTCCAATGAAGAACCAGAAGTATCCCGTTTATTCAATACCCGTATGTGTTTTATTTCTGAATGATGGCACTCCTGTCAAAAACAAGGCGGAAATAACCAAAAAAACTGAGCGAAAGGTCAGCTTCGACACTGTGGTTTATACTGGATTCGATTATGTGGTAAAACTGAGTGAAAGCATAACCTATGAGGAGTTCCAGATCAATGGGAAGAAGTTCAGAATAATCTCTGAATTCGGGTGGTTGTGATGGTGAAGCTTTGGGAGCTGATCAGGGCAAAGTCTGAGGATGAAAAGCCACTGTTAACGGACCACATTCTCGAATCTCTCAAGAGAGTTGAAGAGTTGAAGAAATTCGTGGAGGCAAACAATCTTGAGATTAGGGATGCTGATAAATTCTTTGAATCACTTGCTCTCGCTGCTTCCCTCCACGATCTGGGTAAGATTAATTACAGATTCCAGAAAGATGTTTACAGAAAGGATGACTTTCCAGAAGACTTGGAAAAGTTCCTGAGAATTACGAGAGGAGTCAGAATGCGGCACGAGCTCCTTTCTGCGTTATGGTGCTGCCTGATGCTCCCGGAAAACGATGAGTGGACTAAAAAAATACGCACAGCAGTTTTGCTTCACCATTACAACGAGTTTTATGTTGGCGAGAAGGATCTGGCCGAGATCGTGTTTAACTATATGCAGGATGTGAAAGATTATCTGAACTTCATGGATGAGAACTGGGAAGAAATTGAACAGTTCCTGATGGAACTTTTTAATAACCTCTCAGAGGAGTTAAGCGACGAGTTGGTTAAAAAATCGCTCAAGAGAATTAAAATCTCAAAGGACAGAGTGCTTGAGCTGAAGCAGCTGATAGAGGAAAAAGGGGATTTAATTGTCTTTGCTGAATTCTATGAGATGGACAATGAAAACCCGAAACCGGAAGATTATAAGTTCATGGTTTTTCTGGGGTGCTTGCGCAGATGCGATTATTCGGCGAGTGGTGGGGTGGAAATAGAGGTTACGAAAAAGAAATTAATGAATATTCATGAGTCCGTTGTATCTAAGATTGTTGAAAGGATGGAGAGGGAAAACTGGGAGCGGTGGCAAATTGAGGCTTTGAAGAATGTGGGTGGCAATTCTGCGGTGCTAATCGCACCAACTGGATCGGGAAAGACGGAGTTTGCGCTGCTCTGGAGTGAAAAAACCGGTAAGAAAATTCTGTACACCCTGCCCCTGAGGGTAGCTCTGAATGACCTTTACAGGAGATTTCTAGAGTATGTTGGAACGCCAGATGGACACAATCTTGTTGCCCTGCTACATTCGACTGCATTTACCGAGTATCTCTCGGAGGAAAAACAGGTTGGGATGCCGCCAAATGTCGAAGAAAAAATGAACTCGTCAAAGCTACTGTCTGCTCCAGTTACTCTTTCAACCCCTGACCAGGTATTTCTTGCTTCGCTAAACTATTACGGCTCCGACAAGGTGGTTTCGGTATTTCCTCATACTGCGGTGATACTGGATGAAATCCAGAATTACAATCCGGAAATGGCAGCCATACTCCTGAAAACGTTAAAAATTGTGGAGGATCTCGGTGGAAGCATTCTCGTTATGACAGCCACACTACCACCATATTTTGAACCGTTTTTTGGATACTCCGATTTA is a window of Geoglobus acetivorans DNA encoding:
- the cas3 gene encoding CRISPR-associated helicase Cas3', translating into MVKLWELIRAKSEDEKPLLTDHILESLKRVEELKKFVEANNLEIRDADKFFESLALAASLHDLGKINYRFQKDVYRKDDFPEDLEKFLRITRGVRMRHELLSALWCCLMLPENDEWTKKIRTAVLLHHYNEFYVGEKDLAEIVFNYMQDVKDYLNFMDENWEEIEQFLMELFNNLSEELSDELVKKSLKRIKISKDRVLELKQLIEEKGDLIVFAEFYEMDNENPKPEDYKFMVFLGCLRRCDYSASGGVEIEVTKKKLMNIHESVVSKIVERMERENWERWQIEALKNVGGNSAVLIAPTGSGKTEFALLWSEKTGKKILYTLPLRVALNDLYRRFLEYVGTPDGHNLVALLHSTAFTEYLSEEKQVGMPPNVEEKMNSSKLLSAPVTLSTPDQVFLASLNYYGSDKVVSVFPHTAVILDEIQNYNPEMAAILLKTLKIVEDLGGSILVMTATLPPYFEPFFGYSDLNKFNLNEKQRKTIERFRLRSLRQIDTSKFRDIVKNYNITRHRVKVLDNPLLRYSENGGISLVPDELSKLINNIFDSGKKSIFVVLNNVSKAIAVYKELEKDRDSVYLLHSRIVENEKSARIKLINDDLKAGKNVIVVSTQIIEASVDLDFDAMITELSPIDSQIQRWGRVWRNREGEEYEDESPNIYVFKTESKSGDFDKGTRAVYSGEVNKILLHETLEVLRKHENGLLDYGLERKMIEEIFNKAADGKTITEMYIEEVVRNLEFLDYFYVEKKYQAQKLFRNIAGFQVVIPKIMEQYGDEQDRKLAGIVERSEDLTWDKISEQTGIPDKWAIKDRLYRFSINVPFYYFERLYSMNRLGKFKGYYVLDLKKDEIELIHEYGLDELMAKLNTEPEEVLIGIYS
- the cas5 gene encoding CRISPR-associated protein Cas5, whose amino-acid sequence is MSEKTLYIEIFQPFAQYRNPFTFYYAQSYPLPPKSTLIGMLQNATNDFYGHKFGIENWWSLKTSIHGGFETVFWNYQQMIKGEIAIGDVGLINKHDRNPLGKTWHPLYHSAITAQRTPVYQQELFNGHIHVFLRGNKEILEKIESSLNVPNKVLYLGRSEDVVFVKKAEFVDGVENTAKKSLWLTYPTYIRKEIRHENGERKEFPMKNQKYPVYSIPVCVLFLNDGTPVKNKAEITKKTERKVSFDTVVYTGFDYVVKLSESITYEEFQINGKKFRIISEFGWL
- the cas7i gene encoding type I-B CRISPR-associated protein Cas7/Cst2/DevR; the encoded protein is MSKFLVLDVVFYGGSLNYDQGSGNYQELKKVTKWDGKQYTLVSRYALRYSILETAKRMGLWKTADADNLQKAGDGNKTVIQPSTELLLTGKILNYPEFDLFGYLITSTSPQNFREAPVKISHAISMTPFAYDVLFNANIGLANRMREKYGEMTPNPFTSEEHQTFYQYSIVIDVDRIGEIEVYLQKRGEIGLTDEKEKWKVDTVQKSENGIEIKLRTKKGEKVLSQVKECSSDIVELEKVYLLRYRLNDGKVVKDRIIQLIKTILNLKRSIKGREEDLTPKLLIVGIYNKHPYKTFRDKILLKDEYTEESYDEIIEEEQDGKKIVKVKHVISKSKKPVFEIAGLGNAECKELQENDVLDFVEKLFNGDEELSEVKVFYDSGIQVKKA